The bacterium genome includes a region encoding these proteins:
- a CDS encoding FAD-binding protein, with the protein MAQPAHRRRGSDRSPRPSGSHDAEVRSLRTQPGPRGSARLMSLPSSAAEELRRIVGRESVIDAANDLRIFERDGSIEGAVPDAVVLASTTEQVAEIIKVGARHHVPVVPRGAGTGLSGGAVTIRGGIALQVTRMRRIEIDPVAQTALVEPGVVNQELSLVAATHGLFYAPDPSSQKACTIGGNAAENSGGPHCLYYGVTTNHVLGMEVVLADGSVHWVSGDAPDRTGLDLCGVLVGSEGTLCAITKIKVRLLRIPPSVATLLAAFPTIEAASHAVSAVIARGIVPAALEMMDRVTVGAVEAHYHAGYPTDAGAVLLVEVDGIAESTRELMAAVRQVLEENQGYAMREAKTPAERDLLWAGRKGAIGALGRIKPNYYLHDGVVPRSKLPQVLSAVGEIGEHYKLPVANVFHAGDGNLHPNILFDLRDREVLHQVEGAGEEMLRAVVEMGGALSGEHGIGLEKASFMPWVYSPDDLDAMLRVKQALDPDGILNPGKIFPDPSRRPIQLVGRTGLAVEAKWW; encoded by the coding sequence ATGGCTCAACCTGCTCATCGTCGGCGCGGAAGCGACCGAAGCCCCCGGCCTTCCGGGAGCCATGACGCGGAGGTTCGAAGCCTTCGAACGCAGCCCGGACCGCGAGGCTCCGCTCGCCTGATGTCCTTACCTTCGTCGGCGGCCGAAGAGCTGCGTCGAATCGTGGGCCGCGAATCCGTCATCGACGCCGCCAACGACCTTCGGATCTTCGAGCGTGACGGCTCGATCGAAGGCGCCGTTCCCGACGCCGTCGTGCTGGCCTCGACCACCGAACAGGTCGCCGAGATCATCAAGGTGGGCGCGAGGCATCACGTTCCCGTCGTGCCGCGCGGCGCGGGCACCGGACTTTCCGGCGGCGCGGTCACCATCCGGGGCGGCATCGCGCTGCAGGTCACGCGCATGCGGCGCATCGAGATCGACCCCGTGGCGCAGACCGCCCTGGTCGAACCGGGCGTCGTCAACCAGGAGCTCTCACTCGTCGCCGCCACGCACGGGCTCTTCTACGCCCCCGACCCGTCGAGCCAGAAGGCGTGCACCATCGGCGGCAACGCCGCCGAGAACTCAGGCGGCCCTCACTGCCTCTACTACGGCGTCACCACCAACCACGTGCTCGGCATGGAGGTCGTGCTCGCGGACGGGAGCGTCCACTGGGTGAGCGGCGACGCGCCCGACCGCACCGGCCTCGACCTGTGCGGCGTTCTCGTCGGCTCCGAAGGCACCCTGTGCGCGATTACCAAGATCAAGGTCCGCCTGCTCCGGATACCGCCCAGCGTCGCCACCCTGCTCGCGGCCTTCCCGACCATCGAGGCCGCGAGCCACGCCGTCTCGGCGGTCATCGCGCGCGGCATCGTGCCCGCCGCCCTCGAGATGATGGATCGCGTCACCGTCGGCGCGGTCGAGGCGCACTACCACGCGGGTTACCCCACGGATGCCGGCGCGGTGCTGCTGGTGGAGGTCGATGGCATCGCCGAGTCGACTCGCGAGCTGATGGCCGCGGTGCGACAGGTGCTGGAGGAGAACCAGGGTTACGCGATGCGCGAGGCCAAGACTCCCGCCGAGAGGGACCTGCTGTGGGCCGGCCGCAAGGGCGCGATCGGGGCGCTTGGGCGGATCAAGCCCAACTACTACCTCCACGACGGGGTCGTGCCGCGCTCCAAGCTGCCTCAGGTGCTGTCGGCCGTCGGCGAGATCGGCGAGCACTACAAGCTGCCCGTCGCCAACGTCTTTCACGCCGGCGACGGCAACCTGCATCCCAACATCCTGTTCGACCTGCGAGACCGCGAGGTGCTGCACCAGGTCGAGGGCGCCGGAGAGGAGATGCTCAGAGCGGTCGTGGAGATGGGCGGCGCGCTGTCCGGTGAGCACGGGATCGGGCTCGAGAAGGCCTCGTTCATGCCCTGGGTGTACAGCCCAGACGACCTCGACGCCATGCTTCGCGTCAAGCAGGCACTCGATCCCGATGGAATCCTGAACCCGGGCAAGATCTTCCCCGACCCGTCACGCAGGCCGATCCAGCTCGTGGGCCGCACCGGTCTTGCCGTCGAGGCCAAGTGGTGGTGA
- a CDS encoding FAD-binding oxidoreductase: MGVQPRRPRRHASRQAGTRSRWNPEPGQDLPRPVTQADPARGPHRSCRRGQVVVTAPAVERPGTAEELAARLAEAAGDRSSVVPVGGGRASEMGDASGRGDVELHTTRLDRVLEHSQADMVISVEAGITLEALQAVLAEAGQFLPLDPFNSPGHTIGGLLATAWTGPLRLHYGSPRDFLIGIRVAQPDGRLASAGGRVVKNVSGYDLMKLHLGAMGTLGVIVAASFKVFPKPLHDLTVEAPHESIADAWTSTERALAMPLPPAALELFSDGRVLARFFGSPGAVERMVDELGWKKVESSVWVEHSHRAPKAWARIAVPRHDLQRIVASLPAGAHWWASPGAGIVHWAIATGAQSVRDVRAASEAAHGSLVLLAAPPELRREVGAWGSPPPTLELMRRLKQVFDPVGIMNPGRFVV; encoded by the coding sequence CTGGGTGTACAGCCCAGACGACCTCGACGCCATGCTTCGCGTCAAGCAGGCACTCGATCCCGATGGAATCCTGAACCCGGGCAAGATCTTCCCCGACCCGTCACGCAGGCCGATCCAGCTCGTGGGCCGCACCGGTCTTGCCGTCGAGGCCAAGTGGTGGTGACGGCGCCGGCGGTGGAAAGGCCCGGGACCGCCGAAGAGCTTGCCGCGCGCCTGGCCGAAGCGGCAGGTGATCGCTCCTCCGTGGTCCCGGTCGGCGGCGGGCGTGCGAGCGAAATGGGCGACGCTTCAGGACGCGGTGACGTCGAGCTGCACACGACCCGGCTCGACCGAGTGCTGGAGCATTCGCAGGCCGACATGGTGATCAGCGTGGAGGCGGGCATCACGCTCGAAGCCCTGCAGGCGGTGCTGGCCGAAGCCGGCCAATTCCTCCCTCTCGACCCTTTCAACTCGCCCGGCCACACCATCGGGGGATTGCTGGCGACGGCCTGGACAGGCCCGCTTCGCCTGCATTACGGCTCGCCGCGTGACTTCCTCATCGGCATCCGTGTGGCCCAGCCTGACGGCCGCCTGGCCAGTGCCGGTGGGCGCGTGGTCAAGAACGTCAGCGGGTACGACCTGATGAAGCTGCACCTCGGAGCGATGGGCACGCTCGGTGTCATCGTCGCCGCCTCTTTCAAGGTGTTCCCCAAGCCGCTGCACGACCTCACCGTCGAGGCCCCGCATGAATCGATCGCGGACGCTTGGACGTCGACCGAGCGGGCGTTGGCGATGCCGCTTCCCCCCGCGGCGCTGGAGCTGTTCTCCGACGGCCGCGTGCTGGCGCGTTTCTTCGGCAGCCCGGGCGCGGTCGAACGCATGGTGGATGAGCTGGGCTGGAAGAAGGTCGAATCGTCGGTGTGGGTCGAGCACTCGCACCGCGCGCCCAAGGCCTGGGCCCGGATCGCTGTTCCACGCCACGACCTGCAGAGGATCGTCGCCTCGCTGCCGGCAGGCGCGCACTGGTGGGCCTCACCGGGCGCGGGGATCGTGCACTGGGCGATCGCGACCGGCGCACAGAGCGTGCGCGATGTCCGGGCGGCCTCGGAGGCTGCGCACGGCTCGCTTGTCCTGCTGGCGGCACCGCCCGAGCTGCGACGCGAAGTCGGCGCCTGGGGCTCGCCGCCTCCGACCCTGGAGCTCATGCGCCGCCTCAAGCAAGTCTTCGACCCGGTCGGAATCATGAACCCAGGTAGGTTTGTGGTGTGA
- a CDS encoding (Fe-S)-binding protein, with protein sequence MTEDQASSPHPTPSLQAATAPFARLSDDDLATCVHCGLCLDACPTFRTTGLETESPRGRIYLMTQWKRSSLPFTEEQAKHIDLCLGCRTCEAVCPSGVPYGRIIEAGRAEVESLRRPTPKRWLAKTALRQLLAHPVRLRAFGSVTRLAQAARLTSFVRSGRQLPPLRAQFRPPAGNIAPAIGERKYRVAFLVGCVMPILYPQSHQAAVKLLQLAGCEVWFPPDEHCCGALLAHNGDLEGAERLRDVNARMYGAGSFDALVIDSAGCGAHLKDFYPSLQGRVKDLTEWLAEVGLPEPKREVGLRVTYQDACHLAHAQRIRKQPRELIRSVPGIELVEMRHPDICCGAAGLYSTLEPAMSNRILQEKMDDVLSTRADVVVAANPGCQMQLEVGLRARRSGMKVEHLSELVARAY encoded by the coding sequence GTGACTGAAGACCAAGCCTCATCACCGCACCCCACACCTTCCCTCCAAGCGGCGACGGCGCCCTTTGCCCGGCTGAGCGACGACGACCTCGCGACCTGCGTGCACTGCGGCCTGTGCCTGGACGCGTGCCCGACGTTCCGCACCACCGGGCTCGAGACCGAATCGCCTCGCGGGCGCATCTACCTCATGACGCAGTGGAAGCGCTCCAGCCTGCCGTTCACCGAGGAACAGGCCAAGCACATCGACCTGTGCCTCGGCTGCCGAACCTGCGAGGCGGTATGCCCTTCGGGCGTCCCTTACGGGCGCATCATCGAGGCCGGGCGCGCGGAGGTGGAGAGCCTTCGCCGTCCGACACCCAAGCGATGGCTCGCGAAAACCGCGCTGCGGCAGCTGCTGGCGCATCCGGTTCGGCTGCGCGCTTTCGGATCCGTCACGCGCTTGGCCCAGGCCGCGCGTCTCACGTCATTCGTCCGCTCCGGCCGCCAGCTGCCGCCACTCCGCGCCCAGTTCCGCCCGCCGGCCGGCAACATCGCGCCCGCGATCGGCGAGCGGAAGTATCGCGTCGCCTTCCTCGTCGGTTGCGTGATGCCGATCCTGTACCCACAGTCACACCAGGCGGCGGTCAAGCTCCTGCAGCTCGCGGGCTGCGAGGTGTGGTTTCCACCGGATGAGCACTGCTGCGGAGCCCTGCTCGCCCACAACGGCGACCTCGAAGGAGCGGAACGCCTGCGCGACGTGAACGCGCGAATGTACGGCGCCGGCAGCTTCGACGCGCTCGTCATCGACTCAGCAGGCTGTGGCGCCCACCTCAAGGATTTCTATCCGAGCTTGCAAGGGCGCGTCAAGGACCTCACGGAGTGGCTCGCCGAGGTCGGACTGCCCGAGCCCAAACGTGAGGTCGGCCTGCGTGTCACCTATCAGGACGCCTGCCACCTGGCGCACGCGCAGCGCATCCGCAAGCAGCCGCGCGAGCTGATTCGTTCAGTGCCCGGAATCGAGCTGGTGGAGATGCGCCACCCCGACATCTGCTGCGGCGCGGCCGGTCTCTACAGCACGCTCGAGCCGGCCATGTCCAACCGGATCCTGCAAGAGAAGATGGACGACGTCCTCAGCACCCGCGCCGATGTCGTGGTCGCCGCGAACCCTGGCTGTCAGATGCAGCTGGAGGTGGGCCTTCGCGCGCGGAGGTCAGGGATGAAGGTCGAGCACCTGTCGGAGCTGGTGGCCCGGGCCTACTGA
- a CDS encoding serine/threonine-protein phosphatase: MRLRIAWATDPGLEREENEDAVVVWRNKAGLDTLLVVCDGMGGHAAGQTASSIASKAVTKVLAEDGSEGPGIERLRRACKEANAAVFEAARDNPDWAGMGSTMVIAAIRAGELGLLNVGDSPAYLFRNGLAKLISQDHSWPAEQVRLGVIKPEEAATHPLKHRLTRAIGVWESIQSFTDTMKLEEGDAVVLCSDGVETAGVSVEEMGRLLLKDGNLDRGAERVIERCRELGAPDNVTLAVARVEVDVTRTAVLPKLRAGQ; this comes from the coding sequence ATGCGGCTTCGGATCGCCTGGGCGACCGATCCCGGTCTGGAGCGTGAGGAGAACGAGGACGCGGTAGTCGTCTGGCGCAACAAGGCGGGACTCGACACCCTGCTGGTGGTTTGCGACGGAATGGGCGGGCATGCAGCGGGTCAGACCGCCAGCTCGATCGCATCGAAAGCGGTCACCAAGGTCCTGGCCGAGGACGGCAGCGAAGGACCGGGCATCGAGCGGCTGAGAAGGGCATGCAAGGAGGCCAATGCCGCGGTGTTCGAAGCCGCGCGTGACAACCCGGATTGGGCCGGGATGGGCAGCACCATGGTGATCGCCGCGATCAGAGCCGGCGAGCTCGGCCTGCTGAATGTCGGCGACAGCCCCGCATATCTATTCCGCAACGGCCTGGCGAAGTTGATCTCACAGGATCATTCGTGGCCGGCAGAGCAGGTGAGGCTCGGGGTCATCAAACCTGAGGAGGCGGCGACCCATCCCCTCAAGCATCGGTTGACGCGTGCCATCGGCGTGTGGGAATCGATCCAGTCCTTCACCGACACGATGAAGTTGGAGGAGGGCGACGCTGTCGTGCTGTGCAGCGACGGCGTGGAGACCGCGGGCGTGAGCGTCGAGGAGATGGGCCGGTTGCTGCTCAAGGACGGCAACCTCGACCGCGGCGCCGAGCGCGTGATCGAGCGGTGCCGCGAGCTGGGAGCGCCGGACAACGTCACGCTGGCGGTGGCACGGGTCGAGGTCGACGTGACGAGGACGGCGGTGCTGCCGAAGCTGAGGGCTGGTCAGTAG
- a CDS encoding FHA domain-containing protein, with the protein MPAEPESTGATPAAEPEAALPAAEPEAAAPAAAAASDAPAVAEPMIPDIAATMTPEAAAAARESTTLMPAWSPPPPPPAAPDPVAQTMAISGTTPPFAAAIPGAGAEAELVIEAGPDAGHTYRAGDHALRLGRSPDNDLILRDPATSGHHARVERRGEQFWIVDLGSTNGTLVNGEPVQEKELNHGDRVTIGQNAVQFSLLGA; encoded by the coding sequence ATGCCCGCTGAGCCGGAATCGACCGGCGCCACACCGGCGGCCGAGCCCGAAGCCGCGCTGCCGGCAGCCGAGCCCGAAGCCGCAGCGCCCGCCGCAGCTGCCGCATCCGATGCCCCAGCCGTGGCCGAACCGATGATTCCCGACATTGCCGCCACGATGACCCCCGAGGCGGCCGCCGCCGCCCGCGAGTCCACGACCTTGATGCCGGCGTGGTCACCGCCACCGCCACCGCCGGCCGCGCCCGATCCCGTGGCCCAGACCATGGCCATCAGCGGCACGACTCCGCCGTTCGCCGCGGCGATCCCGGGTGCCGGCGCGGAGGCGGAACTGGTCATCGAAGCCGGTCCCGACGCCGGCCACACCTACCGTGCCGGCGACCACGCTCTGCGCCTGGGTCGCTCGCCGGACAACGACCTCATCCTGCGCGACCCGGCGACCAGCGGCCACCACGCCCGCGTCGAGCGCCGCGGCGAGCAGTTCTGGATCGTCGACCTGGGGAGCACCAACGGGACGCTCGTCAACGGAGAGCCGGTCCAGGAGAAGGAGCTCAACCACGGCGACCGTGTCACCATCGGCCAGAACGCGGTGCAATTCTCGCTCCTTGGGGCATAG
- a CDS encoding galactokinase (catalyzes the formation of alpha-D-galactose 1-phosphate from D-galactose in galactose metabolism) — MGRAHSSSTLAPRTPPRSYVGFRPDPLPAGGGLDAWRGRAPGRVNLIGEHVDYLGGLVLPAAVDRHVEVVGRPAGEWSIESNVKTGLAYVRAIGEELGAAAQAVRVTSDVPPGAGISSSAALLVALAVGLRPEMDGQRAALACQRAEQHATGVQVGVMDHFASALGRRGHALLLDCATLEYEVIPFPDELAIAVIDSGEHRSLARTPYNERRREAEAGQPKRRRHVDSEIARVHAFVEALKRRDFASVGRLLKESHQSLRDDFEVSTPTVDGLVERAWASPGCYGARIMGGGFGGSILALVERGQEHAFAGSMGRAILFCPTADGAFVAQRAPA; from the coding sequence TTGGGGCGGGCGCATTCATCCTCGACGCTCGCGCCGAGGACGCCGCCGCGGAGCTACGTGGGCTTTAGACCGGACCCCTTGCCGGCGGGAGGGGGCCTCGACGCCTGGCGCGGGCGGGCTCCCGGCCGTGTGAACCTGATCGGTGAGCATGTTGATTACCTGGGCGGCCTGGTCCTGCCCGCGGCCGTCGACCGTCACGTCGAGGTGGTTGGCCGGCCGGCCGGCGAATGGTCGATCGAAAGCAACGTCAAGACCGGCCTCGCCTACGTTCGCGCCATCGGCGAGGAGCTGGGGGCGGCGGCGCAGGCGGTGCGCGTGACATCCGACGTCCCGCCGGGGGCAGGCATCAGCTCGTCGGCCGCCCTCCTGGTCGCGCTCGCGGTCGGGCTGCGGCCCGAGATGGACGGCCAGCGGGCGGCGCTCGCATGCCAGCGCGCGGAGCAGCATGCGACCGGAGTCCAGGTCGGCGTGATGGACCACTTCGCGTCGGCGCTGGGGCGGCGCGGCCACGCGCTCCTGCTCGACTGCGCCACCCTCGAATATGAGGTCATCCCTTTTCCCGATGAGCTCGCCATCGCCGTCATCGATTCGGGCGAGCACCGCTCCTTGGCGCGCACGCCTTACAACGAACGCCGGCGTGAGGCTGAGGCGGGCCAACCGAAGCGCCGGCGGCATGTGGATTCGGAGATCGCGCGCGTGCATGCGTTCGTCGAGGCCCTGAAGCGGCGCGACTTCGCGAGCGTGGGCCGGCTCTTGAAAGAGTCGCATCAAAGCCTCCGCGATGATTTCGAGGTGTCGACGCCGACTGTGGATGGACTGGTCGAAAGGGCCTGGGCTTCGCCCGGCTGCTACGGCGCACGCATCATGGGCGGGGGCTTCGGAGGCAGCATCCTCGCACTTGTCGAACGCGGTCAGGAGCACGCCTTCGCCGGTTCGATGGGGCGGGCGATCCTCTTCTGCCCGACCGCCGACGGCGCGTTCGTGGCGCAGCGAGCGCCGGCATGA
- the galT gene encoding galactose-1-phosphate uridylyltransferase has product MSELRWHPLLEEWVTVAPWRQDRTYHPPADHCPLCPTRPGEAETEIPEPDYHIAVFENRFPAYTGEQGRCEVVCYTPVHDSSLGEQTVDHIRDLIEVWRDRTEELGRLPSVRYVYIFENRGEAIGVTLSHPHGQIYAYPFVPPVIQRELRAESRHMRKTGRCLYCEVIEGEQSGGRTVLRDERWIAFVPSFARWPYEVHLAPVRHRGGLADLDAADDESLARTLKGLLQKYDRLFDRPLPYVMAMHQRPPGRGRKPHHFHVEFYPPNRSRDKLKFLAGSELGAGAFILDARAEDAAAELRGL; this is encoded by the coding sequence TTGAGCGAGCTTCGCTGGCATCCTCTCTTGGAGGAGTGGGTGACCGTCGCGCCGTGGCGCCAGGACCGGACCTATCACCCGCCCGCCGACCACTGCCCGCTGTGTCCCACCCGGCCGGGGGAGGCCGAGACCGAGATCCCCGAGCCCGACTATCACATCGCGGTCTTCGAAAACCGCTTCCCTGCCTACACGGGCGAGCAGGGGCGATGTGAGGTCGTGTGCTACACGCCGGTGCACGATTCGTCTCTTGGCGAGCAGACGGTGGACCACATCCGGGACCTGATCGAGGTCTGGCGAGATCGGACCGAGGAGCTCGGACGGCTGCCGAGCGTCCGGTACGTCTACATCTTCGAAAATCGAGGCGAGGCGATCGGCGTCACCCTCAGCCATCCGCACGGCCAGATCTACGCGTACCCATTCGTCCCGCCGGTGATCCAGCGTGAGCTGCGCGCCGAGTCCCGGCACATGCGCAAGACCGGGCGCTGCCTTTATTGCGAGGTCATCGAAGGCGAGCAGAGTGGAGGGCGAACGGTGTTGCGCGATGAGCGCTGGATCGCTTTCGTGCCTTCGTTTGCGCGTTGGCCTTATGAGGTCCACCTGGCGCCGGTCCGGCATCGCGGCGGCCTGGCCGACCTGGATGCGGCCGACGACGAATCGCTCGCGCGCACGCTCAAGGGCCTGCTCCAGAAGTACGACCGCCTTTTCGACCGCCCGCTTCCGTACGTGATGGCGATGCACCAGAGACCGCCCGGGCGCGGCCGGAAGCCACACCACTTCCATGTCGAGTTCTACCCGCCGAACCGGAGTCGCGACAAGCTCAAGTTTCTCGCCGGCTCCGAGCTTGGGGCGGGCGCATTCATCCTCGACGCTCGCGCCGAGGACGCCGCCGCGGAGCTACGTGGGCTTTAG
- a CDS encoding PaaI family thioesterase, which produces MGVNITLATQDEVRAELTVGPEHLQGYGIVHGGVHCGLIESLASIGAALFALPRGQSVVGLENNTSFVRAVRSGARLHAVSTPITRGRRTQVWEARVLDEQEQVVATGRVRLLCLESDQALAGEQVRGVLHPGKG; this is translated from the coding sequence ATGGGCGTGAACATCACGCTCGCCACCCAGGACGAGGTGCGCGCCGAGCTGACCGTCGGCCCCGAGCACCTTCAGGGTTACGGGATCGTCCACGGCGGCGTCCACTGCGGACTGATCGAATCCCTCGCTTCGATCGGGGCTGCGCTCTTCGCGCTGCCGCGCGGTCAGTCCGTGGTCGGGCTGGAGAACAACACCAGCTTCGTGCGCGCCGTGCGCTCAGGCGCCAGGCTGCATGCGGTCTCGACGCCGATCACCCGCGGTCGTCGCACGCAGGTGTGGGAGGCGCGAGTGCTGGACGAGCAGGAGCAGGTGGTGGCCACCGGGCGGGTACGCCTCCTGTGCCTGGAGTCTGATCAGGCGCTCGCCGGCGAGCAGGTCAGAGGCGTCCTGCATCCCGGCAAGGGTTAG
- a CDS encoding methyltransferase domain-containing protein: protein MASLGVEFGAARLLAPYFGTSLYVWGVLIGLILIYLSAGYVIGGRLADRHPRDEVLYQVTAWAGLWIGVIPLVSYPILLASQQGFRDFSVGLVAGTLLAVVLLFAVPVILLGCVSPFAIRLLLKDVATGGNTAGRVYALSTAGSILGTFLPVFWFIPSYGTRPTLEGFGLVLVAVSVVGLWPRRRLYALFVLVVVLAWILLPSGIKPPQVGTLVYEKESAYHYIQVVRDGTKTELILNEGEAIHSIYDSQNLLTRGPWDYMVIADSFRPAQATEPEPREVAILGLAGGTAAREYTAAFGSQVEITGVEIDPEILDVARRYFHLDEPNIHAVAADARYWLGTQAGAYDVIVLDAYRQPYIPFHLTTREFFSEVKSHLKPGGVAVVNAGRTPTDYRLVDAIASTMAAVYPSVFLVDVPEFSNTLVYGSTQPATVADVEHNLGLIDEPLARSIATSAVGEGRLRVSPYHGQVFTDDLAPVERLIDEIIFSYVAGR, encoded by the coding sequence ATGGCCTCGCTCGGCGTCGAGTTCGGCGCCGCCCGGCTTCTGGCGCCCTACTTCGGCACGAGCCTCTATGTCTGGGGGGTGCTGATCGGTCTCATCCTCATCTATCTTTCCGCGGGCTACGTCATCGGCGGCCGGCTGGCCGACCGGCATCCCCGAGACGAGGTCCTGTACCAGGTCACGGCGTGGGCGGGACTCTGGATCGGCGTGATTCCCCTCGTCAGCTATCCGATCCTGCTCGCCTCGCAGCAAGGATTCCGAGACTTCAGCGTCGGCCTGGTGGCGGGAACCCTGCTGGCGGTGGTTCTGCTGTTCGCGGTGCCGGTGATCCTGCTCGGCTGCGTCAGCCCTTTCGCCATCCGCCTGCTCCTCAAAGACGTCGCCACGGGCGGCAACACGGCGGGGCGCGTCTACGCGCTCTCGACCGCGGGTAGCATCCTCGGCACCTTCCTGCCGGTCTTCTGGTTCATTCCCAGCTATGGCACCCGCCCGACGCTCGAGGGTTTCGGCCTGGTGCTGGTCGCCGTCTCAGTCGTCGGGCTGTGGCCGCGACGCCGCCTCTATGCGTTGTTCGTGCTGGTCGTCGTCCTCGCGTGGATCCTGCTGCCTTCAGGCATCAAGCCGCCACAGGTCGGAACGCTCGTCTATGAAAAAGAGTCCGCGTACCACTACATCCAGGTCGTGCGGGACGGGACCAAGACCGAGCTCATCCTCAATGAAGGCGAGGCCATCCATTCGATCTACGATTCGCAGAACCTGCTCACCCGCGGGCCGTGGGACTACATGGTGATCGCGGATTCGTTCCGGCCGGCGCAGGCCACCGAGCCGGAACCGCGGGAAGTCGCGATCCTGGGGCTCGCCGGCGGCACGGCCGCGCGCGAGTACACCGCGGCCTTCGGCAGCCAGGTCGAGATCACCGGCGTCGAGATCGACCCGGAGATCCTCGACGTGGCGCGGCGCTACTTCCATCTCGACGAACCCAACATCCATGCGGTCGCGGCGGATGCGCGGTACTGGCTCGGCACGCAGGCGGGTGCGTACGACGTCATCGTGCTCGACGCCTACCGGCAGCCTTACATCCCGTTTCATCTCACGACCCGCGAATTCTTCAGCGAGGTGAAAAGCCATCTGAAACCGGGTGGCGTGGCGGTGGTGAACGCCGGCCGTACGCCCACCGACTACCGGCTCGTCGACGCCATCGCCAGCACGATGGCCGCCGTCTACCCGAGCGTCTTCCTCGTCGACGTGCCGGAGTTCAGCAACACCCTCGTCTACGGTTCCACCCAGCCGGCCACCGTCGCCGACGTCGAGCACAACCTGGGCCTCATCGATGAGCCGCTGGCGCGCTCCATCGCGACGAGCGCGGTGGGGGAGGGCCGCCTGCGCGTGTCCCCTTACCACGGCCAGGTGTTCACCGACGACCTGGCGCCGGTCGAGCGCCTGATCGACGAGATCATCTTCAGCTACGTCGCCGGACGCTAA
- a CDS encoding J domain-containing protein, translating to MPRSKDHYELLGVPRTASQKEITSAFRKLARKHHPDLNAGDKQAEARFKEVSQAYDVLADAKKRRLYDEFGPDWAAAEAAGVQPGVRRAPAGARPAPGEGFGYRTDAGPGVQYRTVTPEEMEDLFGETGGGIGDIFGSIFGGGSRGRARQQPTDLEVPITVSLAEIYKGASRTVELPGGRRVEVKVPAGVKEGTVLRVPGLRARVQVAPDPVFNRDGKDLRVSVPVPLHIALRGGEVAAPTLKGGQVQFNVAPETQNGTKIRLRGLGFPDPRGGPVGDLYVEVRVHLPVPMDERTRRWAAEQPI from the coding sequence ATGCCTAGATCCAAAGACCACTACGAGTTGCTGGGCGTGCCGCGGACGGCGAGCCAGAAGGAGATCACATCCGCCTTCCGCAAGCTCGCGCGCAAGCACCACCCGGACCTGAACGCGGGCGACAAGCAGGCCGAGGCGCGCTTCAAGGAAGTGTCGCAGGCGTACGACGTGCTTGCGGACGCCAAGAAGCGGCGGCTGTACGACGAGTTCGGTCCCGACTGGGCGGCGGCCGAAGCCGCCGGCGTGCAGCCCGGCGTCCGTCGAGCACCCGCAGGCGCCAGGCCGGCGCCGGGCGAGGGATTCGGCTATCGCACGGACGCCGGTCCGGGCGTGCAGTACCGGACGGTGACTCCGGAGGAGATGGAGGACCTCTTCGGCGAGACGGGCGGAGGCATCGGCGACATCTTCGGGTCGATCTTCGGCGGCGGCTCGCGGGGTCGAGCCCGTCAGCAGCCCACGGACCTCGAAGTGCCGATCACGGTCAGCCTCGCCGAGATCTACAAGGGCGCGAGCCGGACGGTTGAGCTGCCGGGCGGGCGGCGCGTCGAGGTCAAGGTCCCAGCCGGCGTGAAGGAGGGCACCGTGCTGCGCGTGCCCGGCCTGCGCGCCCGAGTCCAGGTGGCGCCCGACCCGGTCTTCAACCGCGATGGCAAGGATCTCCGCGTCTCGGTGCCGGTGCCGCTGCACATCGCGCTCCGCGGCGGTGAGGTGGCCGCGCCGACGCTGAAAGGCGGCCAGGTCCAGTTCAACGTTGCGCCGGAGACGCAGAACGGGACGAAGATCCGCCTGCGCGGTCTCGGGTTCCCCGACCCCAGGGGCGGCCCGGTGGGCGACCTGTACGTGGAGGTGCGGGTCCATCTGCCGGTGCCGATGGACGAGCGCACGCGCCGGTGGGCGGCAGAGCAACCCATCTGA